The following is a genomic window from Streptomyces sp. BHT-5-2.
GCGGCCGGGCTGTCGGGATGGAAGACGGCCGAGCCGTGGTCGCCCTCGATGGCGGTGAGGGTGCCGCCCGGGCGCAGTACGCGGCGCAGCTCGGTCAGCGCGCGCAGGGGGTCGGGGAGGTGTTCCAGGACGAAGCAGAGGAAGACGTGGTCGAAGGAGGCATCAGGAAAGGGAAGTTGGTGCAGGTCGGCGCGGTGCCAGCGCACCTGGGCCGAGGCGTGCGGGGCGTAGGCGGCCAGGTGGGCGCGGGCCTGGTCGAGGGAGGAAGCGGAGCGGTCGACGGCGGCTATACGGGCGCCCGGGCTGTTGTCGACCAGGTGCACGGTCTGCGCGCCGACGCCGCAGCCCACTTCCAGGACGTGGCTCCCGGCCGGGTAGGACGTCCCGGCGTGCAGTAGTTGGGCCAGGGTGTCGGCCTGGTCCCCGAGGCGGCGCGCCTCCTGGTCGGAGTAGCCGTGGACGTAGCCGGGGGCGGAAGAGAGGGGGGAGAGGGAGGCGGGGGGTGTGGTGGGGGAGGTGTTCGGGGTGACGGCCGGGGGTGTGGTGGTGGATGCGACTGGGGCGTGGGCCTCGGCATGGGCTTGCGCGTTCATGGAGCAACGGTCGCTGGAGAATGGCCCGATGGACAGGTCCAAAGAGGGTGCGATCGAGCGGTCCATAGCGGGCGCGATCGAGCGGTCCATGGATGCGCCGGTTCCCGGGCCCGCGGCCGCCACCGGCTCCGATTTCCTTCAGCTG
Proteins encoded in this region:
- a CDS encoding methyltransferase domain-containing protein, with amino-acid sequence MNAQAHAEAHAPVASTTTPPAVTPNTSPTTPPASLSPLSSAPGYVHGYSDQEARRLGDQADTLAQLLHAGTSYPAGSHVLEVGCGVGAQTVHLVDNSPGARIAAVDRSASSLDQARAHLAAYAPHASAQVRWHRADLHQLPFPDASFDHVFLCFVLEHLPDPLRALTELRRVLRPGGTLTAIEGDHGSAVFHPDSPAARRVIGHQVRLQAAARGNALLGRQLYPLLRAAGFEDVAVRPRTVYADASRPGLVYGFTLRTFVAMIESVRDEALAAGLTTPAEWDRGIADLRRAAEPGGSFHYTFFKALAVQPTDRR